The following is a genomic window from Phalacrocorax carbo chromosome 19, bPhaCar2.1, whole genome shotgun sequence.
CCCAGGGAAACAGGGCTTGCAGCCTCTCACCACTCCACTCTCTTCCCAGGCACCACCTGCGTCCTTGTGTCCTTTCCCTTCATCTTCAACCCCTGCCTGGGTTGCAAGGAGAACGTGCCACAGTGGGCAGCCTTCATCTACTACCTCCCCTTCATCATCATCTTCCAATTCGGCTGGGCAGCCACACAGATCTCCCACCTGTCCCTCATCCCCGAGCTGGTGACCAGCGACCATGAGAAGGTGGAGCTCACAGCTTTCAGGTGAGCACACCCAGACCTAGGTGTCCCCTGAATGTGGGGgcgcagccctgcctgtgctgggtcccATCACCTGTAAGACAAGAGGTCCTCTGGGTGCCGTGGGCCTGATGTCCCATGTGCCATGGCACACTTGAGCCCTCAGTACAGCAGGACCTGGGCCGTGTGGGTGTCCTGCAGGATGTGTCCAAGTGACACTGGTCCTCTGGGTTGGTGGCCCAAACTCTTTGGTGCCAGGAGGGAACGTCCTGATGCCAGGGATGTTGGTGACACAGCCTGTGGGGCACTTTTCCTTCGGGACCAGATGGTGATGCTTACAGGGGAGGAACAGACCCCCCCCTGCCGGATgcccccaggagagcagggcatGGCCCTGTGCGGCCATCCCATAGGTAGTGATGGCCCCggggccaggctgggcagcGCGTGCAGCTCTGTGTGCAGAGCCTGACTCAGTGCCACTTATCTGGCAGGATcaggctgtgggaaggagcGTTTATCAGATGGAGCAGGGCTTGGTTATCTGCCCCAGTGGGAGGAAGTTCCCCTTCTGGCAGGCGAGTGGGGACTGCAGTGTGGCCAGGCAGGGAGGGTGTGGGGCAGTGCTGGGGTAACCCTGGGGCCAAGGGGTCCAGCTCTGGAGGCACCAGGTTGGGCAGCTTGGGGCATCCTTGGGGCAGAGGTGAGCTGTGACTGGAGGGTGGACAGGCTGACCCAGAGGGATCTTGGCTTCCTCCCAGTTGTGCCCTGAGGCTTGGATTGAGCATGCTGGGAGGTACACGAGTAAGGCTGATGCCTGGCCAGATGCTGCGTGCTCTTGGAGGTGTCACCTCAGCCATGACCCTAGGGTGCAAAGTTGGCTGTAGCATGCCTGGCTTGGAGGGCAGCCTTGGGTTGAGGTGTCCTCACCAATCCTGGAGCTGTGCTTGTCTCTCTGCATCACCCTGTGGTGCTGTTTCCCCCTAGGTATGCCTTTACTGTCATGGCCAATATCACTGTGTATGGCCTGGCCTGGCTCCTGCTGAACTTCCAGGTGGACCAGCCTGACCGCACAGAGCACCTAGGCATCCAGGATGTCCCAATATTTCAGGTACGTGGCAGGGCTCAGTCTGGggtcctctcttctctgggtgGGACATGGATGAGTGGGGGAGGTACTGGAGGGAGCAAAATAGCAGTGCCCTGAAATCTCACCTACAGCACTGGGCAGTGTCCCCACTGAGCTCTCCCTGGGTTTTTGGGAACTCCTCTTTATCCACCAGGCTGCTGGGGGGTTGATGATGGGCAGGCAAAGGGCACCCCCTGCTATGCTCACCCCCTCTGCCTCACCCAGAACCTGTCCCTCAttgtggtggggctgggggctgtgtTCTCCCTCATCTTCCACCTGGGCACCAAAGAGAAGCCGTACCCGCCAGGCTCACTGCCTCAGCTGGAGGAGACCACACCCCTGCTGCAGAAGGAGCCTATGAGCCCCCCACACCCACTGCTGATCTGGAAAGACTGGCTGCTGGAGCCTGCCTTCTACCAGGTacggctgcaggcagagcttgcGGCACCTGTCCTGGGTTGCTGACCTGCCTGGGTGCTGTGGGCATCCTCTGGCAGTGGGATGTGCCCCTGGTGCGGGTGGAGAGATGGGCTGTACTGGGCACCCACCTACCACATCAGGGGAGCTGCCCCCTTCTCAGTGGGAATCTGTGCCATGACAGGGTTGGGCATGGAAGGTGCCGGCCTTCCCTACCTCCAGTTTGCACAGGTGGAGCAGTGCTGCCCTGTCTCTGTCCCCTCACAGGTTGCGGTGCTCTACATGTCCACCCGGCTCATCATCAACCTGTCCCAGACCTACATTGCCATGTACCTGACAAACTCACTGCTGCTGCCCAAGGTGAGTGCAGGGCAGGTCCCAGCCCACATGTCAAGGTCGTGTGGGTAGGGGTTCTGTGCTCTTGATCCAGAGCTCATCTCCCTGTCCTTGCCTCTTGCAGAAATACATCGCCACCATCCCCCTGGTGATGTACATCAGTGgattcctctcctccttccttatGAAGCCTGTGAATAAGTGGATAGGTCGAAATGTGAGTCCTGGGGGCCTGCTGAGGTTTGAGTTAGACCCAAGGAGAGGCCCAGGGGCCAGATCCTGACTGCACAAGTGAGCAGAGCAGTCAACACACCTGAGCCTGGCCGGAGAGCAGGGACCCCTCTTTCATCCTCTACAGACAACCCCCTGCTACAGTGTGGGCCCTGCTGGGACAGTGTGGGTGGTGGGCAGTGTGAGGGGGCATGGGCCTATCCTGCATATCTCTGAGGTTGGGGAAAGAGATGCTGGTCCAGAGTCAGCCTGTCCTGTCCAGCCCTGACTGGGCTGGGAGAGCCCCATGGTGCCCACAAGAGGCAGAAGGAGGGTTTGGCTGAGCCACCCTTGGCAGGCGTGGGGTGTGGGGGTCTGCAGTGCCAGCAGGAGGAGACTGCCCCTCCAGTGCCTCCCCCTCCGCACTGCAGCAAGCACCATTCCCCAGTAAGCCCCCACCTCTCCTACTAGTTGGGTGTCCCCATGCCCTACACAGGCACCCTGTCTACAGCTCTGCTGGGGGCTTGGCTCTTAGGCTGTGGCCAATGCTGTAGAACAGCCTGAACCACTGCAAGACTCTTGCTGTTTGGGGGATCCTTGTTTAAAATCAGCTGGGAGAGAGCCAGGGCTGCCCCCCATGCCCTCCCCACTCACCCCTGCCTTGCTGGGTGTCAGCCGAGCTGGGGTCTGagctctcccttctccttctgTCCTCACGCTGGCCTGGAGCAGCTGACCTACTTTGTGGGCATCCTGATGATCTTGGCCTTTGCCTCCTGGGTGACCCTGGCTAGGCATATGGGAGCGGAGATCTATGGGGCGGCCGTGCTGCTTGGGGCTGGCTCTGCTACTATCCTGGTCACCTCCCTCTCCATGACAGCAGACCTCATCGGCACCAACACGGTATGTCTGCTCCTCCTGGCCAGGATGGACAGGGGTGTCACAGCGGGGCTTGGAGCCTGCAGGGTGGGGTGGTCGCTGGTGCATGATTGGGGGGATGATTGGATCAGGGGGACGGAGACTCCTGTGAGGGGCTCTGCTGTGAGGGTGCGGGGAGccctgtcccctgtgcctgGGCTCTGCTGTAATATGGGCTCTGCCCATGAGAGGGCACAAGGCTCTCGCTGCTGGCACCCGCTGGGCTGCGTGGCGGGGCTGGCCTCAGCACAGCGGCCAATGAGGTTTCCTCTCCCCTTGCAGCACAGCGGGGCGTTCGTATACGGGGCCATGAGCTTCACAGACAAGATGGCCAACGGCCTGGCTGTGATGGCGATCCAGAACCTGCACCCGTGCCCGTAAGCATCCCTGCGGGGTGCAAACCCTCCCAGTGGTAGCTCCCACCACATCACCTGGGGGTCAGGCAGCAAATATCCCTGGTTTATAGTGAGAGACGGGTGAAAACCAGCTCTGATTTGTCTTAAATCCTTCCTCAACTTCTCTTCTGGCCCTAGACAAGGGCTGTATCTATGGGATGCATAAAGGGGCTGGGGATCTCAGTGTCCAGGGTGCTGCCCTCTGTCCTTGCCCTGCACCTTTCCCTTACATCCCAGTGTGAACCGGTCCTGACACTGAGGACATGGGACTGCTGTCAGCAGCCCTGGGACACTTGGGCAGCAATGGGCCGGGCTCCAGTCCTTGCCACAATAAGCCACATCCCTGGCCTTTCCCTGAAGGACTGagctctgctgccctgcctgcatcAGCTTCTATCACTGGGTGATGGTGTTGGTCACCGGAGGCATTGCCATCGCTGCTATCGCCTCTCTGTGCTGCATCATGGTCTGGCCCATCCGTGTCCGCTACCGtgagtggggctgggagcaCCAGGGAGGGGCAGGCATGTGGccgggggcactgggagccccaTGTCCTGTGCCAGCCTGGGCTAAAGCAAAAGTGTCTTTCCAGATGGCCCCAGctgcggggaggcggcgggagccCTGTCCCAGCAAGAGGTGCCATGGCAGGGTGGGCTGCAGGGATGATCACAGGGATGCTTGCGGCTCTGTCCATGGGGGGGCCCTCATGGTAGGAACACAGGGCAGGGCCATTGTCCCgcttctgctgctcctggccCTGGAACGGGGGGCTGCACCTGCTTGCTGTGCCCTCCTGGAGGGCAGGATCCacccctgcctggccctgcagTGGCTGTGCTGACCCTGGCACCCCGTGGGTCACTGAGGGGTGGCAGAGGCTGCTTCACATGCTGGTAGCCAAATATGGGGGCAGGGGTTGGGGATGGGGTGCCCCTCGCCTGGCCGGGGACACAGGCACCCGTGCTCAGTGCCAACTCAACAGCTGCCTCTCTGCCCAGCTGGGTGCTTGCGTCTTGCTCTGGGGCGAGGACAGACCTCCCCACGCTGCCTTGGGGATGTGCTAGGGTCCCTCGTGCCAGTGGCAGGAGAGTCCGGAAGGTCCAGGCCAGCACATGGTAGGTCACCCCCGCAGCTGCAATGGCTCCTAACCTGTCCCTTCCCTCCCATCCCCACAGATGCTGTCTGCCTGCAGGgactgagcagagcagggacccCCTACGGCGGGACGGAGAGCATGGAGGGAAGGATCCAGAGTGGCACAGTGAACTGAGCAGGGCCCGTGTCCTTGGCCACTGTGGCATCCAcgctgctgagctctgcctggAGGGACCCCCACGGCAGGGGATGGCACTGGGGCAGAGGCACTGGGCTCAGGGGGCTGTTGGCCCCTGCCCTGTCTCACTGTCACCTTGCACTGGACTCGTGtttcccacacacacccccgtgCCCTGCCCAGGCACTCATGAAGGATGTCACCCTGTGCTTGCACAAGTATAACACTAGAAGGTCCTGGGCTGGGCACCCAGCCCTGGGTTTTAACCTGCATTTGTAAGGTCAGTATGTACAAATGGCACTTTttaaaggaggagaaaaaggagagaaaaaaaaccccaaaccaataAAGCACCTCTAACCGTGGATAAACGCCCTTGGTGTCTTGCCTGGGCCCTTCCCCACTTGGGCAGGGCCCTCAGGgcctgggctctgctcctggcAGTTGGGGACCCCcgtggctggggggggggcaggagcagggtagGCGGTTTGGGGTGTGCACAGGGCTCTTAGGGTTTTGACCCAACGGTGCTCCTCCTTTATTCCTCCACGGAGAAGGAACGCTCCAACACGGCAGAAATGGCGGGGAGGCCCGCAAGATGGCCACCCTCAACAACGATGGCGGCTGCGCCCGCAAACAAAATGGCTGCCGCGCAGCAGCGCTGGAGCCTAATGATTGGTTCCTGTGCGGGTGTCCCGCCTCCTGGGGCAGAGCAACCAAGGGGGGGCTCTCCTTGCCTCAGCGGGGTCTGTTCCGCGGAACCCGTGGGCTCCCCGGCCTGGGCCTGCTCGGTGCCGCCGAGGGGCTGTGGGGCCAggccgctcccggccccggAGGCTCCGgccgctccccccaccccccgcccccgctgAAGTGAAACCGGGAGCCCTGGGCAAAGGCCAGGCTGCCGCAGCTGCGGGTGCGACCCCGGCCGCTGTCCTGGAGCCGTCCCAGCGCAGCGCGGGGTCTCCCGGTGCCTGCTCCCGAGGGGACGGGGCCGATGCCGCAGCCGCCTGGGTGCGCGTTATCACCCGTTTGCCATAAGCCCTTGGCTGAGGGGAAATGAGGAGCGAGGcgccttccccctgcccctccggAGCAGGAGGGGTCTACACCCGGGTGACGGCCGGGGGACCCTGAGTGTCACCCGGAGACAAAGGGGCTGTGGGCCAGGACACCGGAGCCAGGTGGGTGCCACTGTGTGGCGGCACCTTCCTTAGCCCCTTGGGTGGGCCAGAGCTGAGAAACGAGGCCACCCCAACCTGGCAGGCTGGGGGGCGATGGGGACTGCGGAGGGCCCTGTGCAGCCCTGGGAGCGCTCTGCTTGCCTCGGGGCCCTGGCTGGTGCCCcctgggccaggctggggatggcgctggcaccccagggtgcagccagccccatggagcGGCATACCTCAGCTCTGCCTCGCCGGGGGGTTGTGGTGCCACCCTaagccccctgccctgcctgcccacccGGCAGTGAGCTGGGGTCAGACTGAGGGGACCGAGGGAGgtgggctctgtgtgtgtgtgtgtgtgtgtgtgtgtgcccatGCATGGCATGTCTGCTCAGGCACAGGTGTGCACTGCAGGTGGGTAAGAGCTGCCACAGATGCGTGAGCATGGGCCTGCACGTGTGTGGGGTGTGGGTAGGGGGAGTGTATGTCCTGTGTGCTTGCACACGTGTGCACCCAGCATGGGCCTCTGTGTGCTGGGCACGTGGGCAGGGGGAGCGCAGACACAGGGCTGTGAGGGGCTGGATCCCCTGCTGGGTCCTGGGGGAACAGGACTGGGTCCTGGGGGGGCGGAGCTGGGGTGTGGGACTGCAGAGCCCCACGCTGTGCTGTCAGCCCGTGCTGGGCTGTACATGGGGCTTATGGCTGTTCCCATAAGCCAGCCGGGGCTGTGGAAGAGGTTTTAGCAGCCCCGGTCCAGGGAGCAAGGCCCGAGTCTGggtgggggccggggctggggccaggTGGCCTTGGCACATGCCCCCACACCTCATGGGGAGGGTGGGGACCCCATCCCAATTGGCCACTTGGACCCTCGGCTCTtctcagccccccccagcctggtCTTGCCCCCTCTCCATTTTTCTCAGCACTCTGCCCGTGCCCAGGGCTCAGCCTCTGGGGGCCACCTTCTGCCCCACAGCAGAGACCCCCGGTGGGGCCAGTGGCCAAgcctgcccagcagcactgcctggggaggggactGGGCGCCGGGGAGCCCCTGCTtgtggggctggaggtggggagTGGGCGCTGGGCaggtgctgctgtggggtgcccaTCGGATTGCAGGGAGCACTGTTCCTGCTGTCAGCTCTGCCTGGGAGGGGGATGCATTTGCAGattgtttgggggggggcagctgAACCACCCCCCGAGGTCTGTGGCCGCAGAgttgcctgcagagcagctcactTTCACCCACTGGGTATTCATTGGggtgcagcacagccccagctcagggcagcgcaggcaggagACCCTGGACAGGCAGCTCTGCTTGCCGCAGCCACACCCGGGGGTGTTTTCTAACCCCCTCCCCGGTCAGGGTCCTGCACCACGCTGCTCTAGAGGAGGCAGAGGGCCCTGGCCAGGGAACACCCCCCCAGGCTGGGCAGCTTTGGGGCAAGGATGCTTAGTGCCCCTTTCCACCTCTCAGGCTGCCCTATGGGGCTTCCTCCGCCGGGGACGCGTGGGCTGATCTGATGCTGGCGTCGTCCTGCCGCATCTCTGAGGGACCCCCCCGTGTGGAGCCCCCCCGGGGCCTGCGGGCCCAGCAAGATGGGCAGGTGGGCACGGTGGTGGTGTCACCGAAATCGGGAATGaacctcgtaacaccaatgtagtgttaaaaggcaggcattctttatttgcGGCGCCGGATGCATGGGGGATTGCTCTTCCTAACGTGCATACCATCAGATCTCATTGTGCCGGTTAAGTACATGcttcatatacatattcattagctttctgataaaagatatacatattcattatatgCAGACGTCATTtgcgcatgcctgttggtgtctccgggtggttgtcaggggtctctggatgaaggacatactcttcctccctgtgtccGCTAGTTAACCCTTGTTTTTgagcaaactcagttctgagactACGTAtgtactgtccttgagggatagTCTGTTcttggtttagtgtttgctctgtagttccttatctttatggctcctgtacatctgcttttctaaagGCCAAATGTCATTGTGACTTTGATCAGGTACTTCGAATCTTGAGGCCTCTCTGACTCCCCTAAaggctgttcttgtttcagCTACCTCATTATCTTGGCTAAGTTTTTGTTAccaaaaaatgcagtaaaatcaGAAGCAACTCTTTAgcaccaatttagtattaaagagcaggcattctttattcacagcgccggatgcacaggggatcgcgcctcctaacgtgcataccttacacacctttcccatacaatttatagatcaaaaatttacatattcatacatattcattattgtcctttctactgattggttcaaacttgctcgttccatatg
Proteins encoded in this region:
- the MFSD12 gene encoding major facilitator superfamily domain-containing protein 12 isoform X5, whose translation is MAERPAVAAGAAGLPLRARLSFAAGHFLNDLCASLWFTYLLLYLHAVLGYGHRLAGALLLAGQAADGLCTPLVGLEADRAAGCGRYGRRKSWHLAGTTCVLVSFPFIFNPCLGCKENVPQWAAFIYYLPFIIIFQFGWAATQISHLSLIPELVTSDHEKVELTAFRYAFTVMANITVYGLAWLLLNFQVDQPDRTEHLGIQDVPIFQNLSLIVVGLGAVFSLIFHLGTKEKPYPPGSLPQLEETTPLLQKEPMSPPHPLLIWKDWLLEPAFYQVAVLYMSTRLIINLSQTYIAMYLTNSLLLPKKYIATIPLVMYISGFLSSFLMKPVNKWIGRNLTYFVGILMILAFASWVTLARHMGAEIYGAAVLLGAGSATILVTSLSMTADLIGTNTMLSACRD
- the MFSD12 gene encoding major facilitator superfamily domain-containing protein 12 isoform X1, encoding MAERPAVAAGAAGLPLRARLSFAAGHFLNDLCASLWFTYLLLYLHAVLGYGHRLAGALLLAGQAADGLCTPLVGLEADRAAGCGRYGRRKSWHLAGTTCVLVSFPFIFNPCLGCKENVPQWAAFIYYLPFIIIFQFGWAATQISHLSLIPELVTSDHEKVELTAFRYAFTVMANITVYGLAWLLLNFQVDQPDRTEHLGIQDVPIFQNLSLIVVGLGAVFSLIFHLGTKEKPYPPGSLPQLEETTPLLQKEPMSPPHPLLIWKDWLLEPAFYQVAVLYMSTRLIINLSQTYIAMYLTNSLLLPKKYIATIPLVMYISGFLSSFLMKPVNKWIGRNLTYFVGILMILAFASWVTLARHMGAEIYGAAVLLGAGSATILVTSLSMTADLIGTNTHSGAFVYGAMSFTDKMANGLAVMAIQNLHPCPCCLPAGTEQSRDPLRRDGEHGGKDPEWHSELSRARVLGHCGIHAAELCLEGPPRQGMALGQRHWAQGAVGPCPVSLSPCTGLVFPTHTPVPCPGTHEGCHPVLAQV
- the MFSD12 gene encoding major facilitator superfamily domain-containing protein 12 isoform X3, translating into MAERPAVAAGAAGLPLRARLSFAAGHFLNDLCASLWFTYLLLYLHAVLGYGHRLAGALLLAGQAADGLCTPLVGLEADRAAGCGRYGRRKSWHLAGTTCVLVSFPFIFNPCLGCKENVPQWAAFIYYLPFIIIFQFGWAATQISHLSLIPELVTSDHEKVELTAFRYAFTVMANITVYGLAWLLLNFQVDQPDRTEHLGIQDVPIFQNLSLIVVGLGAVFSLIFHLGTKEKPYPPGSLPQLEETTPLLQKEPMSPPHPLLIWKDWLLEPAFYQVAVLYMSTRLIINLSQTYIAMYLTNSLLLPKKYIATIPLVMYISGFLSSFLMKPVNKWIGRNHSGAFVYGAMSFTDKMANGLAVMAIQNLHPCPCCLPAGTEQSRDPLRRDGEHGGKDPEWHSELSRARVLGHCGIHAAELCLEGPPRQGMALGQRHWAQGAVGPCPVSLSPCTGLVFPTHTPVPCPGTHEGCHPVLAQV
- the MFSD12 gene encoding major facilitator superfamily domain-containing protein 12 isoform X2, coding for MAERPAVAAGAAGLPLRARLSFAAGHFLNDLCASLWFTYLLLYLHAVLGYGHRLAGALLLAGQAADGLCTPLVGLEADRAAGCGRYGRRKSWHLAGTTCVLVSFPFIFNPCLGCKENVPQWAAFIYYLPFIIIFQFGWAATQISHLSLIPELVTSDHEKVELTAFRYAFTVMANITVYGLAWLLLNFQVDQPDRTEHLGIQDVPIFQNLSLIVVGLGAVFSLIFHLGTKEKPYPPGSLPQLEETTPLLQKEPMSPPHPLLIWKDWLLEPAFYQVAVLYMSTRLIINLSQTYIAMYLTNSLLLPKKYIATIPLVMYISGFLSSFLMKPVNKWIGRNLTYFVGILMILAFASWVTLARHMGAEIYGAAVLLGAGSATILVTSLSMTADLIGTNTHSGAFVYGAMSFTDKMANGLAVMAIQNLHPCPTELCCPACISFYHWVMVLVTGGIAIAAIASLCCIMVWPIRVRYHAVCLQGLSRAGTPYGGTESMEGRIQSGTVN
- the MFSD12 gene encoding major facilitator superfamily domain-containing protein 12 isoform X4 codes for the protein MAERPAVAAGAAGLPLRARLSFAAGHFLNDLCASLWFTYLLLYLHAVLGYGHRLAGALLLAGQAADGLCTPLVGLEADRAAGCGRYGRRKSWHLAGTTCVLVSFPFIFNPCLGCKENVPQWAAFIYYLPFIIIFQFGWAATQISHLSLIPELVTSDHEKVELTAFRYAFTVMANITVYGLAWLLLNFQVDQPDRTEHLGIQDVPIFQNLSLIVVGLGAVFSLIFHLGTKEKPYPPGSLPQLEETTPLLQKEPMSPPHPLLIWKDWLLEPAFYQVAVLYMSTRLIINLSQTYIAMYLTNSLLLPKKYIATIPLVMYISGFLSSFLMKPVNKWIGRNHSGAFVYGAMSFTDKMANGLAVMAIQNLHPCPTELCCPACISFYHWVMVLVTGGIAIAAIASLCCIMVWPIRVRYHAVCLQGLSRAGTPYGGTESMEGRIQSGTVN